The window GACAACTGACAAGTACCCCACGAACACCACCCGTCGAGCCGGTCCTGTAACGCTTTCCCTGCGCCGGACCAAGTAGGAGTGACAGCACGACCGACGACGAGAGGTGCGCACCTTGGAACCGGACAGGACAAGCCGGGGCGGTCCGCCGGGAGGAATGTACGATCCCGCGGCGTTCGAGATCTTCTATCGCCGCCATGTCGACGCCGTCACACGGTTCATGGCCCGGCGGGTCGCCGACCCGCACACCGTCGCGGATCTGACCGCCGAGACCTTCCTCTCCGTGATCGACTCGGCCCGTGCCTATCGTCCCGAGCTCGGGACCGAGACGGCGTGGCTGTACGGCATCGCGCGCAACGTGGTGGCGGCGGAGGCCCGGCGAAGTGCGCGCCAGAACGTGCTCGGCAGCCGGGTCGCCGGCCGACGGCTGCTGGACGGCGACGACATCGACCGGCTGGAGGAGAAGCTCGACGCCGAGCAGGCGGGGCGCCGAGCCCTGACCGCCCTCGACGGCCTTGCCGACGGTGAGCGCGCGGTGATCGAACTCGTCGCCGTCGACCAGCTCACCGTCGCCGAGGCCGCCGAGGCGCTGGGGATACGCCGGGTCACCGCCCGGGTGCGGCTGCACAGGGCACGCAGGGCGCTGCGCCCCGCGGCCGCCGACGCGGGGACCGGCCGGAAACCGGCTGCCTCCCGCACGTCGGCCGCGTCCCGCACCTCAGGGTCTACGGCACCGTCGACGACCGATCAGGCAGGCCTCACCTACGCAGGGGGAGAAGCATGAGCACCAAGACCTTCGAAGACCGTCTCCTGGACGAACTCAAGCACGAGATCACCCTCAGGGCCGACGAGCGGCCTGAGCCCGCACCCCGCCGCAGGGTCACACCGCGGCGCGCCCTGGTCACCGTCGCTGCGTGCGCCGTCGCGGCAGGCGTGGCGGTCGCCCTGCCGTCAGCGACGGGCGGATCCTCGGCCTACGCCATCGAGCGAAACCCGGACGGCAGCGTCACGCTCACCATGGGCGAATCCGTGACGAGCGGGGACCAGCAGGAGAAGCTGGCCGAGCACCTGCGCGCCGAAGGCATCCACGTGATCATAGGCAAACCCGGGAATGGATTCACCTGCGCGAAGTCGCGCAACAAGGGCCTGCTCCCGAAGGAGCTGTATTTCCCTCATGACGGAGGCAGGGTGAAGGTCA of the Streptomyces aurantiacus genome contains:
- a CDS encoding RNA polymerase sigma factor, translating into MYDPAAFEIFYRRHVDAVTRFMARRVADPHTVADLTAETFLSVIDSARAYRPELGTETAWLYGIARNVVAAEARRSARQNVLGSRVAGRRLLDGDDIDRLEEKLDAEQAGRRALTALDGLADGERAVIELVAVDQLTVAEAAEALGIRRVTARVRLHRARRALRPAAADAGTGRKPAASRTSAASRTSGSTAPSTTDQAGLTYAGGEA